One window from the genome of Paracoccus zhejiangensis encodes:
- a CDS encoding Lrp/AsnC family transcriptional regulator, translated as MTDIDATDQAILRLLSRDATLSAASIGRSLGLTQPATWRRIKRLTDAGVLAGRRVVLDNAALGFGVTVFLGIRLATKGRTSLEDFERAVTAIPEVQVVQHVLGQFDYRLRITARDISDFERILRRRIMTLPGVGQVEANVMLSEERRPGPLGAAP; from the coding sequence GTGACCGACATCGATGCCACCGATCAGGCGATCCTGCGGCTGCTCTCGCGCGATGCCACGCTGAGCGCGGCCTCCATCGGGCGCAGCCTCGGGCTGACCCAGCCCGCCACATGGCGGCGGATCAAGCGGCTGACCGATGCCGGCGTGCTGGCCGGGCGGCGGGTGGTGCTGGACAACGCCGCGCTGGGGTTCGGGGTGACGGTGTTCCTGGGCATCAGGCTCGCCACCAAGGGCCGCACCTCGCTGGAAGATTTCGAGCGCGCGGTGACGGCGATCCCCGAGGTTCAGGTGGTCCAGCACGTGCTGGGCCAGTTCGACTACCGCCTGCGAATCACCGCCCGCGACATTTCCGATTTCGAGCGCATCCTGCGCCGCCGGATCATGACCCTGCCCGGCGTCGGTCAGGTCGAGGCCAATGTGATGCTGTCCGAGGAACGCCGGCCGGGACCGCTGGGGGCCGCGCCGTGA